Genomic DNA from Cucumis melo cultivar AY chromosome 10, USDA_Cmelo_AY_1.0, whole genome shotgun sequence:
atgtttaatttctatcattatatacactaatgcattatgagcttccatagggtgacgaagatgtgttggagaagaaggttgatattggtttagaggagccaatagatgtcgttgacgatgaggacgtcatagagatagaaccatttctcactcaacgaccacacgttcggcccgcccgtaggaagcgtgcaagtgtttacctatcaaccccattcacaactctacctaaacggtctctgacatcaaccaccagcacctctgagtctgaagcaattgtttatgatcctatgcacaaaatacttgacgtccatttagatagacttcgagcgtggattacagacaagcgtacagacgatgagctgcgtgaaacctttcatgggaaaaaatcgaaggcttttttcagagacttgtttatgtgtcgccggtggttgtcggatgaggtatgggattatcttatcatttatgcaattataattttatcattgttatggttctatacatttactgcttacttttgtttgtattagcatttggatgcactttttcttttcattcgcttgaagattaaggcagccgggataccttcttctcagaacttcacaactgcggacacaatctttatggtttgtaatcgtctcgttactttatgtatgtatttgcgtttgatatttgtctttcggtctgatatttgcgtttgtatgtttttctttgcagcgcattttagtttcgaagtggcccctatacaaagaatgtattaaagagaatcgcccgtttgactgggacgaagagtataggttggttgactatgttgtcgggtcaaaagtggacttccaagatccttgggcaagtgttgattacgtttactctccattcaatgtccatggcaaccattgggttctattatgcttggatttggtaagttgtcaagtgaaggtatgggattcgcttccgtcacttacaactgccgaagagatgacaaacatattactgcccattcgacagttggtgccaaagttgttagatagtactggcttctttgataggagaggtagatcatcgacatacaaggaaccttggccagttgtcattgttgacccaattccacttcaacgaaataattgtgattgtggcgtattcgcaattaagtattttgagtacatagctgctggtgttggtttagatacattatgtcaagaaaacatgtcatactttagaaaacaattagcatttcaagtATGGAccaaccaacactcctatgtattgaaatattaacataaatcacaagtatcaattggctgttctattattgtgtatgttgcatttcaattagtagtatcgattattctctatgttgcaaaactacttgtagctaaacgatcgctgaatttttttatgattttaagaatatcgtttagactttaccaaacgatcgtttagactgtaccaaacgatcgtttagactttaccaaacgatcgtttagactttactaaacgatcgcttaatattttgacgtttattaagaagatcgtttagacatcgtttattaagaagatcgtttacacttaccgaacgatcgtttagactttaccaaacgatcgtttagactttactaaacgatcgcttaatattttgacatttattaagaagatcgtttagacatcgtttattaagaagatcgtttatacatatgtgcgcgatgagtatttctctacacgaatattttgtgatatgtatctaaacgaatacaaatattaactcaaatattctttctcaattttggtcgcgtttaattgaaaatatcacaaagtatttattttataacaaagtttaaaattataatatgttattctctctataaaaattacataaaaaaattatataaacgaatacaaatattaacaaaagtatttattggcccaaagttccagcacatattgttgtctaaacagtttcatgtttggcacagttagacaaccaaggtcactagcagttacaaggcattcaacaaatttggtacagaaaattccacaatccaatgaacgccctttctgtaatgtggccttcgatctgcgtattggccaagggccatatgtgaaacgatctgaatggaggttgactccaattgcaatcgcgagtgaggcaatgcatcgtgcaggcatttgaagagcttcatcaacaagtttctgctcaacataatttggcattgagtcgaacacgtagatcctgcattttctcatatcagctgcaatagccaaccagtgttcttttatgttgatgcaggtaatcacgtagttgacatctccccaccctggtatgtcgttgtaatcaccaacagcagtgttgaaatagtattcgacatctttttctgtccatatacttaggtgtgctgttgggtctgtccattcagctttcttattatctggtgtcaccagatgagtatcaaaaatgtggttccaaacaatgcagtctggtttattgattccagtcttcaagaacaagtcaaaatttaatcagaatataatgatgcagtttaacttgtatacaaaaaaaaaaattaaagaataacaacttaccagaaaagaggaatgtaatattctaaaagaacgcttgcaatggtgcttgagatgcaacattttattctgcaagtgggCGAATAGCAGatccaatgtctacaaagaaaaaataaacgatcgtttaatgaatgaaaggagaggataagcgatcgcataagaaatgtacatgtgatcgtttacgtagtaagcgatcgtgtaatattaacttaacgatcgtttagttaatagaagcgatcgtttagttaatagaagcgatcgtatatcaaatataagcgatcgtttgggaagagtacttacgtctccatgtacccatgtgttttcttcaagctgtctgaaaaagtctttctttctggttgtggagactactttcctttcttcatgggttgtttttcttgattttttccattgcaagtattccttccataattttggatccactttccacatcggattatatggatctacttctctgatttccacatctgggacaggtgttgtagatactgatatgatctgagcagatgttgtgggtggattaccttgttcatcttcatgttgcacctctttatttgctattttacatagctttcttctctttattggtttttcttccacatctttatcaggcacagttactggttctttttcaaccaaagtaactgcttcatcattttttttcatctcaacctgtttttttgttgtttcctgcaatgtaatcgtattaaacaagtaacaaactattcattcaaacgactacaaatttgttgtgtatacataccagttgagattcttcatttacaatttgtacagtttgatccattggagccaattcacaaagtgcaagaggttggctcacatatggaagggtagtaatcatctGTGGCAGGTCTGAttctttctgaatttgatgacttagactatccgatatatctcttatagtcattagcaagtctgcatccctaccgtctatgcttatatcactaccacgttcctcttcatgttccctaaacaaaatgagaagaaacatgagaataagaaaaaaaaatacaattgttaggtatttataaactagtaaacaatgaatgaaatgttaacctttgggtttcctcttgacgttcagtatgttgttcttcagtaggttgttgttgagtatgttgttcttgaacaacatactcattgtcattctgatcagtatgatcattcccttgattttcagtttgattctaacaaacaaataaaaacgaacataaaattaaaaaaataatgtattgttaaaccatcgtgtatataaaagtaaacgatcgcgtaactttgataaacgatcgtctatcgaagttaaacgatcgagtaactttgataaacgatcgtctatcaaagttatacgatcgtttatctaatgtatgatgaaaacaaattttacctggaccaatctctccagcatctgcttcatttcatacagctccaatgactgctttgtgattgtgtcatccatcctacagactatagaagtcagtgtggataaatccttacgaacttcttttatttccttcttcagtttcttgtaggattttgaatgacttcgttcttctttgtcattggacttctttgatctgaaatgtttcttcttggtgattggatgcatttcagactcctcagccactgtttgactttgttcccTTTGGGGTGAGAGTTgttctctttgtggagatgagtctgattgctccaatgatttgttgttcattgctccaatggattcatcctcctccatttgcatgttatcatcccctcgaattcgactctccatgaaagccttctcttgggttgacatcttgagtttaggttgaacaacagtctgcaatgtaattgtattattggattgtgtaattatattaaacgatgactgacaggttttacttacatttttgttgtcgaatatgttattctgcagcattttgtaagatgaagcttgtgtacaattccatctcaatatccttgggattaatcccttactgtttcttgtggccaggtgctcatttgcggttgagagtacttcataagcccacacctacaacatttaaacaaatatgttaaactttgatgttcaattggcatttacttaaagtgtatgaagaaataaaaatcacctgaaaagcaaggacgtagcctttgatgttatagtatgacactgctttggaacttcgtgtcttcttcagctcgtatgcttcttttttgccttggagacttgtctttaaactgttgagcagacgagtgtagaagaaagttgaccaatcgaagcttttaaatgcttcttcatcatcaactcttcccaaaatgtccatgtcaaactgtgttttcttatccttcccgaccatcacagtttctataaagacggccaaggcgaccttcacagcatcgtcatcatttgtaaactcaaaattcttgaaaatttcctcaatttccaagcatgttattactttcttattttctgatccgaatagaagactttgcagtcgcttgctatcgcaatctttctccaatggattgtttgttggccacaatccagttatgatgttgaattccttttgggtaaaacggacgttcttccctaaaaccgagaaacagattccatctgcgttaccgtcttcaggtatctgcctcagcaagaaatgatggatcaactggccgttgaataccatgttcacattcagcaatggaccaaaaattgttttttcgaacatttgcagctggtccttggtcagtttatccttaataagactgccaatcttgtgcacttggcatgacacagtggcagggaaatacttttcgctaggtacagccatcctgaaatgaatataatatattgaagacagaagtcgaacccgaaaccctaaacgcttcacaataataatataagaacacagtgatagtttttgaagacagaagttgaaacgtttgaaatataaacaaaggaaaagtgtaacgttatagtaggaaaagttcgggaaaataccttttaacgttgacgaaaactatggactgagacaaaaatggtctgagagaacaatggactgagagaaaacgaaggtgtgatcagtgcggttgtgtattgcgtagtgacgaaaaacgaaaagtgagaaggcggaacgtatatatatatcggtcgtttttaccaaaggggcaatattgtaaattcgcatactttttttgaaatgttgaatcgcggttgtaaacaattcgcgggtgtctttcgttgtttcaaaagatcgtttagtttatgtaaacgatcgtttagttttttatagtcgatcgtttagttaatttcaaacgatcgattggttgttttaaacgatcgtttagttttgttcgaccaatcgtttagttttgtttaactgatcgtttagttaatttcaaggtatcgattggttgttttaaacgatcgtttagttttgtttgaccaatcgtttagttttgtttcaccgatcgtttagttttgttttaaactatcgtttagttgttttcaaacgatcgtttggttgttcttaaccgatcgtttagttatttttaaacgatcgtttacatatttttaaacgaacatttagttatttttaaacgatcataaaaccagtgtttgtgttcttaaatgaataagtcaatcgttattttcgtcttcttcatccatttggacgcacagaaagtaagaatgttgggacaaatcattaagaaaacacatcattaacaaacattcattaattagtgtaatacttggtacattggtagggaaatttctaatcttgtatgctcgacttgtcggtatatgaaattggattggtacacgttaatctgttgtgacctatttgtttacaccgaccacacttatgcaatttcggagcttcaccaacacttggaatcctctttttcttcggtcgaccaactcttttgactacttttggaggtaaaacagtcatatgtacgtagtcttcgcttgtcttccaatctgactgattcccaactgggtagacggcctccgcatatgcagccaacaaacattcattagtgtaataattagcacataaactataaacatttatattacgaacccgtgctgcagcaatggcatgtgagcatggtagttgctcagcttgaaactccttgcaagtgcattctttagtctgaaggtttacgacctcctccttatctaaatctttgacatgaaattggtaacagtcaattgggttgaccttcattgtcaaagctccttcttgtttcttttgaataactaactctgcccatttggtcaatgtagacgtcactttaatgccttcttctcgacgctcccaaaaccaacgttgtagcaaagctcgaacattttcaaggaatgaagcaataggcaaatctctaggttctttcagtatagaattcatggactccgctatatttgttgtcatcatgttataccgtcttcctgggcagtgaacacgagaccatcgtgctattccaacatcatttaaatatttccctgaaccattaggaaatgaaagaagatgtctccacgcttcaacaaacgttgattcacgatatgttctcgatgcattataaaacaaagtagcaaccgtgtcattcttatatttatcatgcaaattttgactcaaatgttggacacaaaggccgtggaatgcagatgggaaaactgatgaaatacccttggcgaagcatgttttccgatctgtcacaaagcctagattaggcacctcccctattgcacctttcaatttttctaagaaccactgtattgagtcatctgtttctctatcaactactccaaaggctagaggatagatctgattgttaccatctaaacaaacggccactatcaactgaccccgatatttgttcttaagaaatgttccgtccatgactatgaccggtctaatgcaatttaagaatcctctaacacatgcaccaacagccataaaaagatatttaaagaaacgatcatcttcgagttccatgtgaaatattgtacctgaatttgtaaatttgagtgcttcaccatatctacgcaaaagattatatgactcttcaggagaccctcgcactcgttcatatgcattttctctggcacgccatgctttctcataactcatatttatgccatagtcttgcctcatgtcttctatgatatcacgtggtttgtatatgcgaccgggccccttgaatttggacttgattaattctccaacaacccaagattttgcttgcctatggtcacgattcaaaaactcaagagaacatgaatgaactttcacatactttttaatcttgaatatatttgaatccttcagtctaaccgctcgcaatctccaaccacacttgttgtcgatgcatctaacgaaaagaacctcttttgtagacttttttactacaaactgaaaattttttttcattgccaacacacttaatctcattgacaaatctctcttgcaaaaaaatatttgtcctacatccaactcttcacttgtagagctttcttccgaccagccacttccttttgtcttcaacttccgactagaggacctgtagtcaactttaccttttcctttgcaatcttttgtaggagcatctctttgttctgggatgtcaaacaattcattgtacatctcaactgactccaatgtaaaagtatcatctattgaatgatatgactcatatgattcccatatagccgaattggtccctatcatgttatgacacaagccaccctcgacttcaccaatatcaacttcattctcatctaatctatccattccaattggaggaggatgagggtttaaattttgaacttggttgctcccagatactgaattgtaatctttgtttaacactttcatgcttcgattgcttgtaggctcaaacgataggtatagggggacctccaatggattttcactaagaatataaaacttcaaatcacggtcattgcttaactcaaatggaggagcttccttttcccctttgatctcatatatacatcttatctttatgtcaaactttgtagggtcaacttctgcaaggtcatatagttcagactgtaaatctttgtgtgttatttctttagggacaacaatgccttttaacactcctccttcatattttcttcgtccctcatcccattcaccaccgtgacgcactaaaatccgaacatgtgccatccttaaactaccttaagtacttttgtatcttaaaaaattgatttgaacttaagaacctacaaaatgcgtgcaagatgtaaagaaatgaattaggaggtgtaccaatttgattttgaaataaatagtggaagtttggaacgtgcgagatgtgtgcgagatgtgtgcgagatacgtgcgagatgtgtgcgagatacgtgcgagataaagcatgagggcctaagagagttactaaacatgcaaagaatagctctaaatggattaggaggtgtaccaagttgattttgaaataaatagtgaaagttcggaacgtgcgagatgtgtgcgagatacgtgcgagatacgtgcgagataaagcatgagggcctaagagagttactaaacatgcaaagaatagctctaaatggattaggaggtgtaccaagttgattttgaaataaatagtgaaagtttggaacgtgcgagatacgtgcgagataagtgcgagataaaaaaaaaatgcgagataaaaaaaaaaaaccttaattccttctattcctattgcttactcctcctctatttgatccaactaaatcctcatcctctagttcaattcatttttcactagccattgaacattgaactttctaagaacctaaaaccaaaatttgactaaactaatttacggcaaataagtccaattccaaaaaccagacaattacggatgaaaatagcaccaaataccctaacaaacatttacttacagcagataaattgaaaatcggttatacatgaaactcacctaaataagacgctcgaagttgattgaatggtccgaataggagcgacgaaatgcactggacaacgaccgacgaagggcaagcgacgaagggcaagcgacgaagggcaaacgacgatgggcaagcgacgatgggcaagtgacgatgaacaactgacgatggccggagtaggttcaagtgttctacacgaaagaaaagagaagggaaacggaactatacgcgaaagagaacgaatcagagaagggaaagcaacgtggaagagggaaaggaaaggaagggcatttttgtctattcacacccaaattgtcctaaaagtctttcttttgaaaacttgtcccaaaattcatttaaatctctttttttaacctatttttggcaatttcccaagaAAATTTCACATGAACGTGTTTGAAAGCTAGTGCAATATATATGATGGCGGGGCTACTTCGTCTATTTCACTATCAAACTAAAAtgtagaaaaaaattaattcataTAAAGTTTTCCTTCttagagagaaaagaaagagaccGAGATTTGATATTGGGAACTAAATTAATATATGTTTTGATAAGCTGGTTGAATCTTATGTTGGAATCACTAATTGTTTAGTAAAATAATTGGAGCTCGAGCATACCGCAGTGACAACAATTTTCCTCCCGAAGACATACAAAGTCCAAGAGATTCCGACGGTCACGGGACACACACCGCATCGACAGTGGTCGGTGGTCTTGTGAATGAAGCAAGTCTCTATGGTCTTGCACACGGCACAGCTAGAGGAGGGGTTCCCTCTGCACGCATTGC
This window encodes:
- the LOC127151279 gene encoding uncharacterized protein LOC127151279 — translated: MTPEEEQLKIASGELFENFRSSTIIQSKNGGSKRVREVVNDEDELKKSKKQKSKIKMKKAIRNLQDRVAVVEGQLNTIKSDIDELKGLMSTILKHIGLQRKGDEGDHKVSEGLEDEHIEVKKKGDEDVLEKKVDIGLEEPIDVVDDEDVIEIEPFLTQRPHVRPARRKRASVYLSTPFTTLPKRSLTSTTSTSESEAIVYDPMHKILDVHLDRLRAWITDKRTDDELRETFHGKKSKAFFRDLFMCRRWLSDEHLDALFLFIRLKIKAAGIPSSQNFTTADTIFMRILVSKWPLYKECIKENRPFDWDEEYRLVDYVVGSKVDFQDPWASVDYVYSPFNVHGNHWVLLCLDLVSCQVKVWDSLPSLTTAEEMTNILLPIRQLVPKLLDSTGFFDRRGRSSTYKEPWPVVIVDPIPLQRNNCDCGVFAIKYFEYIAAGVGLDTLCQENMSYFRKQLAFQVWTNQHSYVLKY
- the LOC127151278 gene encoding uncharacterized protein LOC127151278 isoform X1, with amino-acid sequence MLQNNIFDNKNTVVQPKLKMSTQEKAFMESRIRGDDNMQMEEDESIGAMNNKSLEQSDSSPQREQLSPQREQSQTVAEESEMHPITKKKHFRSKKSNDKEERSHSKSYKKLKKEIKEVRKDLSTLTSIVCRMDDTITKQSLELYEMKQMLERLVQNQTENQGNDHTDQNDNEYVVQEQHTQQQPTEEQHTERQEETQREHEEERGSDISIDGRDADLLMTIRDISDSLSHQIQKESDLPQMITTLPYVSQPLALCELAPMDQTVQIVNEESQLETTKKQVEMKKNDEAVTLVEKEPVTVPDKDVEEKPIKRRKLCKIANKEVQHEDEQGNPPTTSAQIISVSTTPVPDVEIREVDPYNPMWKVDPKLWKEYLQWKKSRKTTHEERKVVSTTRKKDFFRQLEENTWVHGDTLDLLFAHLQNKMLHLKHHCKRSFRILHSSFLTGINKPDCIVWNHIFDTHLVTPDNKKAEWTDPTAHLSIWTEKDVEYYFNTAVGDYNDIPGWGDVNYVITCINIKEHWLAIAADMRKCRIYVFDSMPNYVEQKLVDEALQMPARCIASLAIAIGVNLHSDRFTYGPWPIRRSKATLQKGRSLDCGIFCTKFVECLVTASDLGCLTVPNMKLFRQQYVLELWANKYFC
- the LOC127151278 gene encoding uncharacterized protein LOC127151278 isoform X2; translated protein: MLQNNIFDNKNTVVQPKLKMSTQEKAFMESRIRGDDNMQMEEDESIGAMNNKSLEQSDSSPQREQLSPQREQSQTVAEESEMHPITKKKHFRSKKSNDKEERSHSKSYKKLKKEIKEVRKDLSTLTSIVCRMDDTITKQSLELYEMKQMLERLVQNQTENQGNDHTDQNDNEYVVQEQHTQQQPTEEQHTERQEETQREHEEERGSDISIDGRDADLLMTIRDISDSLSHQIQKESDLPQMITTLPYVSQPLALCELAPMDQTVQIVNEESQLVEMKKNDEAVTLVEKEPVTVPDKDVEEKPIKRRKLCKIANKEVQHEDEQGNPPTTSAQIISVSTTPVPDVEIREVDPYNPMWKVDPKLWKEYLQWKKSRKTTHEERKVVSTTRKKDFFRQLEENTWVHGDTLDLLFAHLQNKMLHLKHHCKRSFRILHSSFLTGINKPDCIVWNHIFDTHLVTPDNKKAEWTDPTAHLSIWTEKDVEYYFNTAVGDYNDIPGWGDVNYVITCINIKEHWLAIAADMRKCRIYVFDSMPNYVEQKLVDEALQMPARCIASLAIAIGVNLHSDRFTYGPWPIRRSKATLQKGRSLDCGIFCTKFVECLVTASDLGCLTVPNMKLFRQQYVLELWANKYFC
- the LOC127151277 gene encoding uncharacterized protein LOC127151277 gives rise to the protein MAHVRILVRHGGEWDEGRRKYEGGVLKGIVVPKEITHKDLQSELYDLAEVDPTKFDIKIRCIYEIKGEKEAPPFELSNDRDLKFYILSENPLEVPLYLSFEPTSNRSMKVLNKDYNSVSGSNQVQNLNPHPPPIGMDRLDENEVDIGEVEGGLCHNMIGTNSAIWESYESYHSIDDTFTLESVEMYNELFDIPEQRDAPTKDCKGKGKVDYRSSSRKLKTKGSGWSEESSTSEELDVGQIFFCKRDLSMRLSVLAMKKNFQFVVKKSTKEVLFVRCIDNKCGWRLRAVRLKDSNIFKIKKYVKVHSCSLEFLNRDHRQAKSWVVGELIKSKFKGPGRIYKPRDIIEDMRQDYGINMSYEKAWRARENAYERVRGSPEESYNLLRRYGEALKFTNSGTIFHMELEDDRFFKYLFMAVGACVRGFLNCIRPVIVMDGTFLKNKYRGQLIVAVCLDGNNQIYPLAFGVVDRETDDSIQWFLEKLKGAIGEVPNLGFVTDRKTCFAKGISSVFPSAFHGLCVQHLSQNLHDKYKNDTVATLFYNASRTYRESTFVEAWRHLLSFPNGSGKYLNDVGIARWSRVHCPGRRYNMMTTNIAESMNSILKEPRDLPIASFLENVRALLQRWFWERREEGIKVTSTLTKWAELVIQKKQEGALTMKVNPIDCYQFHVKDLDKEEVVNLQTKECTCKEFQAEQLPCSHAIAAARVRNINVYSLCANYYTNECLLAAYAEAVYPVGNQSDWKTSEDYVHMTVLPPKVVKRVGRPKKKRIPSVGEAPKLHKCGRCKQIGHNRLTCTNPISYTDKSSIQD